The DNA segment TGGTCACCCGCTGGGGCCGATAGACCCCCCGCCCTTCGGGCAGGAAGACCACCTCGACCTTGTCCTTCCGCTGTACGGCCTCTTTCGGGACGACGACGGCCTTGTGGGAAGAGCCGATTTGAATCGTCGCCTCGCCGAACTGGTTCGCCCGGAGGCGGCCGTCGGGGTTCCCGAGCTCGGCCCGGATGCGGGCCGTCCTGGTCTGCTCGTTCACCTCGGCGCCGACCCACGTCACCTCTCCGCTCGCGGTGGGCCCGTCCCCGGGGCCCGTCCCCGAAATCGAGAAGCCGACCGCCTGCCCCGGCTTCACCTTCTGGACGTCGGCCTCGTAGACGTCGACCCAGAGCCACATCCTGGAGCCGTCGGCCACGGCGAAGAGCTGGGCCGTCGCCTGGACCGCCTCGCCCTTGACGGCGTGCCGCAGGACGACGGCGCCGTCGATGGGGCTCACGACGTCGATCAGCGACCCCGTGCCCTCGGTCCTGAGGACTTCTTCCAGGGCCGCGTCGTCGAAGAGGAGGTTCTTGAGCTTCTGCCTGGCGTCGAGCAGGCTCGACTTGGCCTGATTCAAGGCCGTCCTCGTCGCGATCTCCTCCTTCCTGGGCACCACGTCCTGGGCCGCGAGCGCGCTCATGCGGCGATAGGTGTCCTCCGCGAGCTTCAAGGCCGCATCGGCCGAGAGATACTGCAGCTTGATCGTGCTCACCTCGGCGGAGTCGACTATGCAGAGGACCTCGCCTCGCTTCACGGACCGGCCGAGGTCGGCCCTCACCTCGCGGATGAAGCCGGAGACCCGGGGCGAGACGTCCGCATAATGGTTCGCGTCGTAGGCCGTCTCGGCGTTCGCGACGAGACGGTGGGCGTGCTCCTCTTCGAGGACTTCGGCCGTCTGGATGCCGATCTGGCGGGCCAGGTCCGCCGAGGCGAGGCGCACGAGGGGCAACGGGTCGCGGCAGACCTTCGCCGACCCGGACTTCGCACCGGGGAGCGGCAGCCCCTCGGCCTTGAGCGCGGCGCATTCGCTGCAGAGCGCCTCCGGCTTCGCGTGGGCCGCACACCAGCCGTCGTCGGGGAGCCCCAGAGACGCCGACGGCCCCTTGCCGCATTTGAAGCAGAAGCTCTCCGGCAGCCCGTGCTCCTTGCACATCTTCAGGTTGTATTTCTTCTCGACCTCGGGGTGGCACAGCGTGCAGACGTCCTCGGGGAGGTTCCCGTGCTCCTTGCAGAGCATGAGCTTGTCCTTCAGCTCCTCGTGGCAGAGGGTGCAGAACTTCTCGGGGACCCCGTGCTCCTCGCAGTAGAGACCGACGTCTTCGGCCGCGGCCGGAGCCTTGGCGTCGAAACGCGCCCAGGTCGGGAGCTTGCCCGGGTCGATGCGAGCCCACGAGGGCAGCCACTGGGGCCGGGCGAGCGTCGCCGAGAGGCCGGCGACCAACACGAGAACGGCCACGGACGATACGAGTAGTTTCCGCTTCATCGAGATCTCCCCCGCTGCTGGGATGGGGCGTTCGGACCACTCGACCGGGCCGTGGAGGGACTTTCCCCCGAGCCGCCGGGCGGTGGCGAAAAAAGAGGCTGGAGTTCCCGGGACGACCCGGGGACGAGCGAACGCTCGCGGGAGGGGACGTGGCGTCCCTATCCCGATGCCGACGCACGGGGCTTACGCCCGACTCAGCAGCGGAAGTTCTGGAGGAGCGCCCGAATGGCCGTGGAGTCGCCCCAGGAGGCGAGGCCGGTCGGGGTGCCGTTCAGGGTGAGATGGGCGAGCGAGTGCGGGAGGGGACTCGAAAGGAGGGCGAAAAGCCCGAAGGGTACGAACAGCGAGGGCAGCATGTCCGAGTGCGGCACTCGAACGTCGCTCGATTGCAAGGCCCCCTGGCAGACGCAGTTGTCGGTCTCTGCCGGGCAGTCGGTCGGGTGGTGTCCGCCTTCC comes from the Paludisphaera mucosa genome and includes:
- a CDS encoding efflux RND transporter periplasmic adaptor subunit — its product is MKRKLLVSSVAVLVLVAGLSATLARPQWLPSWARIDPGKLPTWARFDAKAPAAAEDVGLYCEEHGVPEKFCTLCHEELKDKLMLCKEHGNLPEDVCTLCHPEVEKKYNLKMCKEHGLPESFCFKCGKGPSASLGLPDDGWCAAHAKPEALCSECAALKAEGLPLPGAKSGSAKVCRDPLPLVRLASADLARQIGIQTAEVLEEEHAHRLVANAETAYDANHYADVSPRVSGFIREVRADLGRSVKRGEVLCIVDSAEVSTIKLQYLSADAALKLAEDTYRRMSALAAQDVVPRKEEIATRTALNQAKSSLLDARQKLKNLLFDDAALEEVLRTEGTGSLIDVVSPIDGAVVLRHAVKGEAVQATAQLFAVADGSRMWLWVDVYEADVQKVKPGQAVGFSISGTGPGDGPTASGEVTWVGAEVNEQTRTARIRAELGNPDGRLRANQFGEATIQIGSSHKAVVVPKEAVQRKDKVEVVFLPEGRGVYRPQRVTTKPTDRNDVLEVTWGLKPGQEVVSKGAFLLKTEIMKGAIGAGCCE